The window CCCCCCTAAAGACCCAGGGCATGGCCGAAATGCTCCTCACCGTCGGTGATTTCCATCTCATATGGAGAGGGTCTCCGCTTTACCCGGTTGCTGCCGTACATGGAGAAGGAGTCCGGTTCGCCGAAAAACCCGCTGCAAACGAAAACCAGAGAGGCATGAGGACACATGGGCACCCCACTGGCCCGGCCCCTGCGGGGAGGGGCAGCGTCTGGGAGCCGCTCGGGGCCGGCGGGAAGTGGAGCTGCTCCGTGACCTCGGAGGGAGCTCACGGCTCACGAAGCCTAGCCTGGGGTCGTGAGGCTACACGACACGCGGCCGCCTGGCGACACGCAGCGACGGACGCCAGCCCTGACTGGGCAGGAGGATGTGGGCAACGTGGGACATCCAGGCTGGCGCCACCGAGCAAAACACATCCCCATCCCCGCGGCTTTGTGCCCTCCCGCAGACTGACACTCAGGTCCACCCCGATGGGGTGCGCACCGCAGTTTTTCCCGGGGCGGGGAGGTGGCAGTGGGGCGCGGCGGTCTGTCCCCACACAACCCCTGGGCTTGCTCACCCCCTGCCAGAGCCTTTACTGTCCCTTGAGCTTATTTGAGGGACTCGTCGAGGGACATAGAGAGAGTCCGAGGAGCTAAACCAGCTCTCGTCCGTTTACAGACGAACTCCTTTGCTCTGTCTGGGACATTTCTACTGTGATCTTTTTCCCTAGGGACGAcggcttttcttttcttcttctttctctcccccctccccccctttttcctttttttctttgcaaagttGTATGCAAACCCGCGATGACTAAGCGCCGAGCCCCTCGCGAAGGAAGAGATGCTGCTGTTACCCTCTCCACCACGAatctccccctctcccttcccgGCACCAAGCGCCACAATCGAGAGGGGCACCCCTCGGGAGTCgctctgggatgggatgggggagacACAGACCTGTTGATGGTGCCCAGCGGCTGGCCCAGGTTGTAGAGCATGGCCCTGCCGTGGGGCTGCAGCGGGAGCGCAGAGGGGCTCAGCTGCACCATGCGGGCCTCGCAGGCGGCCTCGGCGGCGCGGCACGGTTCGGCGCCCGGCGCTCTTTGCATCGCCTCTCCCGCCGCCTCCCGGCTTTTTATGTCCAGGGAGCCCCCCCGACGCACCAGCTCGATGACGGGCACAGGGGCGGCGGGGGGCCCGGGGGAGGGCCGGCCCGCCTCCTTGGACGCCCCGTTGAGCAGCAGCTGGGGGTCCGCCGGCGCCTCCATGCCCCCGCGGCTGCTCTCCGGCTCGCTCGTGGTCTCCGCTTCCGAGTCGTGCCGCCGGGGAGGGCGGGCATCGCGGGGGTCActggggggcggcggggcgggcggcctGTCCATCGTCCTGCGGAGAGAGACAGCGGTGAGGGGCGGCCCCGCTTGGGGCAGAGGGTTATCCCTCTCCAGGTACTGCCCCGACAGGGATGGCCGCTTCGAGTTTCGGACTTCGCCGGTGAGAAACGTGGGAAGTTACTAATCACCCTAAAATCATTTAGAGTTTGCTGGCGGGACCGGGAGGGTCTGCAGTCCACCCCGCCCGAGCCGTGCGGTGCCGTGACGTCACAGAGCGGCCCTGCCGTGACGTCACGGAGCCTCGCGGAGTGGTGCGGGACTTTTGACGTCCCGCAGCGCTCCGGTCCCGCAGGACGCACCGCGCGGGGGGCGATCAGGATGGACCCCCCTCCTCTCGGTACCCGCGAAGCGCTGGCACCGTCGGGACGGCTGGTGCAGCAAGAGGGGCTCTGCCAGCGCCGGGCGCGCCGCCGGGGCTGCGGGTTAAATTACGTGGCCGAATTCCGGAAAAGGCACAGCATCTCCCCGACCCCGCTTTTTGTGGGGTATTTCTCCCCATTCTGCGGGCCCCAGCGGTGTTTGCCGACTTGCAGAGCCACCCAAACAGCGGCCCAGCCTGCCGGCAGCGGCTTCAGGCTCTAGGATAGCCTTTTCTCCTCCCATGTTTATTTTTGATTGTTATTTATAAAACAGCTAAATATACCTGAAACCACTTTTTGGGGAAGAGGGGGTTAAACCAGCCCCTAAAGGAGCCAATCGCCCCGCGCATTCGCTACcgcaggaaggaggaaggggccCGGCCGCGGCCGCTCAGAGCATTGTCCCCCTTCCCTCACAGAACGAATGCTGTCGCGACAGGGCACCTTGCGCCGAGGGCAGGCAGCGATATGGCGACTATTGTCATGCTTTTGCTCCCATATATCCCCTCGTTCGTTTtcggatttttttttttgtttcgtTGATTATCTTTTCCCATACAAATAAGGAGCTTCACAGAGCGAAGAGGTGCCAGCCGTCCTTCTCGCTCCTTTGCCTTGGGTAatgatttttcccatttttgatGGGCTGAATTGCGAGAGAAACCCCATTCTTTTGCCATACCTCACCAtctctttggaaaataaaaaaaaaataccccagCCGCCCAACCCAAAGCACAAGCTCTTCGCcttccctccagccccttccccgccGGTCCCCTAGAAAAAATCTAATTGACTATTCCGATATTGTATAGGAAGAGATTACTCACATGTGTCATATTTAAGTAGGGACACCGCAAGTCTCTCCTGTTTCAACAAAAGCGCTCTCAGTGTCAGGCTGAGTTTACTCCTCCCACCTCAAGGTACTTACGACTTTACAGGGAGGAAGGACACCAGCATCGGGA of the Pithys albifrons albifrons isolate INPA30051 chromosome 10, PitAlb_v1, whole genome shotgun sequence genome contains:
- the TAL1 gene encoding T-cell acute lymphocytic leukemia protein 1 isoform X2, coding for MKSKWTMDRPPAPPPPSDPRDARPPRRHDSEAETTSEPESSRGGMEAPADPQLLLNGASKEAGRPSPGPPAAPVPVIELVRRGGSLDIKSREAAGEAMQRAPGAEPCRAAEAACEARMVQLSPSALPLQPHGRAMLYNLGQPLGTINSGFFGEPDSFSMYGSNRVKRRPSPYEMEITDGPHTKVVRRIFTNSRERWRQQNVNGAFAELRKLIPTHPPDKKLSKNEILRLAMKYINFLAKLLNDQEEEGNQRGKVNKDSGIVQEDLLQDMLSPNSSCGSSLDGAASPDSFTEEHETLDSKHTRNLHHAILPVEGNAQR
- the TAL1 gene encoding T-cell acute lymphocytic leukemia protein 1 isoform X1; its protein translation is MLVSFLPVKSTMDRPPAPPPPSDPRDARPPRRHDSEAETTSEPESSRGGMEAPADPQLLLNGASKEAGRPSPGPPAAPVPVIELVRRGGSLDIKSREAAGEAMQRAPGAEPCRAAEAACEARMVQLSPSALPLQPHGRAMLYNLGQPLGTINSGFFGEPDSFSMYGSNRVKRRPSPYEMEITDGPHTKVVRRIFTNSRERWRQQNVNGAFAELRKLIPTHPPDKKLSKNEILRLAMKYINFLAKLLNDQEEEGNQRGKVNKDSGIVQEDLLQDMLSPNSSCGSSLDGAASPDSFTEEHETLDSKHTRNLHHAILPVEGNAQR
- the TAL1 gene encoding T-cell acute lymphocytic leukemia protein 1 isoform X3, translating into MTMDRPPAPPPPSDPRDARPPRRHDSEAETTSEPESSRGGMEAPADPQLLLNGASKEAGRPSPGPPAAPVPVIELVRRGGSLDIKSREAAGEAMQRAPGAEPCRAAEAACEARMVQLSPSALPLQPHGRAMLYNLGQPLGTINSGFFGEPDSFSMYGSNRVKRRPSPYEMEITDGPHTKVVRRIFTNSRERWRQQNVNGAFAELRKLIPTHPPDKKLSKNEILRLAMKYINFLAKLLNDQEEEGNQRGKVNKDSGIVQEDLLQDMLSPNSSCGSSLDGAASPDSFTEEHETLDSKHTRNLHHAILPVEGNAQR